One window of the Saccopteryx bilineata isolate mSacBil1 chromosome 2, mSacBil1_pri_phased_curated, whole genome shotgun sequence genome contains the following:
- the MINK1 gene encoding misshapen-like kinase 1 isoform X5, with the protein MGDPAPARSLDDIDLSALRDPAGIFELVEVVGNGTYGQVYKGRHVKTGQLAAIKVMDVTEDEEEEIKQEINMLKKYSHHRNIATYYGAFIKKSPPGNDDQLWLVMEFCGAGSVTDLVKNTKGNALKEDCIAYICREILRGLAHLHAHKVIHRDIKGQNVLLTENAEVKLVDFGVSAQLDRTVGRRNTFIGTPYWMAPEVIACDENPDATYDYRSDIWSLGITAIEMAEGAPPLCDMHPMRALFLIPRNPPPRLKSKKWSKKFIDFIDTCLIKTYLSRPPTEQLLKFPFIRDQPTERQVRIQLKDHIDRSRKKRGEKEETEYEYSGSEEEDDSHGEEGEPSSIMNVPGESTLRREFLRLQQENKSNSEALKQQQQLQQQQQRDPEAHIKHLLHQRQRRIEEQKEERRRVEEQQRREREQRKLQEKEQQRRLEDMQVLRREEERRQAEREQEYKRKQLEEQRQSERLQRQLQQEHAYLKSLQQQQQQQQLQKQQQQQQILPGDRKPLYHYGRGINPADKPAWAREVEERTRMNKQQNSPLAKTKPSSTGPEPPIPQASPGPPGPLSQTPPMQRPVEPQEGPHKSLVAHRVPLKPYAAPVPRSQSLQDQPTRNLAAFPASHDPDPAAPIPTATPSARGAIIRQNSDPTSEGPGTSPNPPAWVRQDNEAPPKVPQRTSSIATALNTSGAGGSRPAQAVRARPRSNSAWQIYLQRRAERGSPKPPGPPAQPPGPPNACSNPDLRRSDPGWERSDSVLPTSHGHLPQAGSLERNRVGASSKLDSSPVLSPGNKAKPDDHRSRPGRPASYKRAIGEDFVLLKERTLDEAPRPPKKAMDYSSSSEEVESSEDDDEESNGEPSEGSRDTVGARSDGDTDSISTMVVHDVEEIAGTQTPYGGGTMVVQRTPEEERSLLHADSNGYTNLPDVVQPSHSPTESNKGQSPPLKDGGSDYQSRGLVKAPGKSSFTMFVDLGIYQPGGGGDTIPITALVGGEASRLDQLQYDVRKGSVVNVNPTNTRTHSETPEIRKYKKRFNSEILCAALWGVNLLVGTENGLMLLDRSGQGKVYGLIGRRRFQQMDVLEGLNLLITISGKRNKLRVYYLSWLRNKILHNDPEVEKKQGWTTVGDMEGCGHYRVVKYERIKFLVIALKNSVEVYAWAPKPYHKFMAFKSFADLPHRPLLVDLTVEEGQRLKVIYGSSAGFHAVDVDSGNSYDIYIPVHIQSQITPHAIIFLPNTDGMEMLLCYEDEGVYVNTYGRIIKDVVLQWGEMPTSVAYICSNQIMGWGEKAIEIRSVETGHLDGVFMHKRAQRLKFLCERNDKVFFASVRSGGSSQVYFMTLNRNCIMNW; encoded by the exons CTGGTAATGGAGTTCTGCGGTGCTGGTTCCGTGACAGACCtggtaaaaaatacaaaagggaatGCCCTGAAGGAGGACTGTATCGCCTACATCTGCAGGGAGATTCTGAGG GGTCTGGCCCATCTCCACGCCCACAAGGTGATTCACAGAGACATCAAGGGGCAGAACGTGCTGCTGACAGAGAATGCGGAGGTCAAGCTAG TGGACTTTGGGGTGAGTGCTCAGCTGGACCGCACCGTGGGCCGACGGAACACTTTTATTGGGACCCCCTACTGGATGGCCCCAGAGGTCATCGCCTGTGATGAGAACCCTGATGCCACCTATGATTATAGG AGTGACATTTGGTCTCTAGGAATCACAGCCATCGAGATGGCAGAGGGAGCCCCCC CTCTCTGTGACATGCATCCCATGCGAGCCCTCTTCCTCATCCCTCGGAACCCGCCTCCCAGGCTCAAATCCAAGAAATG GTCTAAGAAGTTCATCGACTTCATTGACACATGTCTCATTAAAACTTACCTGAGCCGCCCACCAACGGAACAGCTACTAAAGTTTCCTTTCATCCGCGACCAGCCCACGGAGCGGCAAGTCCGCATCCAGCTTAAGGACCACATCGACCGATCTCGGAAGAAGCGGGGCGAGAAAG AGGAGACAGAATATGAATACAGCGGCAGTGAAGAGGAAGATGACAGccacggagaggaaggagagccaaG CTCCATCATGAACGTGCCTGGTGAGTCCACACTACGCCGCGAATTTCTTCGGCTTCAGCAGGAGAATAAGAGCAACTCAGAGGCtttaaagcagcagcagcagctgcagcagcaacAGCAACGAGACCCTGAGGCACACATCAAACACCTCCTGCACCAGCGGCAGCGCCGCATTGAGGAGCAGAAGGAAGAGCGGCGGCGCGTTGAGGAG CAACAGCGGCGGGAGCGGGAGCAGCGGAAGCTGCAGGAGAAGGAGCAGCAGCGGCGGCTGGAAGACATGCAGGTGCTGCGGCGGGAGGAGGAGAGGCGGCAAGCAGAGCGGGAGCAG GAATACAAGCGGAAGCAACTGGAGGAGCAGCGGCAGTCAGAGCGTCTGCAGAGGCAGCTGCAGCAGGAGCATGCCTACCTCAAgtccctgcagcagcagcagcagcagcagcagcttcagaaacaacagcagcagcaacaaatcCTTCCTGGGGACAGGAAGCCCCTGTACCATTATGGTCGGGGCATTAACCCTGCTGACAAACCAGCCTGGGCCCGAGAG GTAGAAGAGAGAACAAGGATGAACAAGCAGCAGAACTCTCCCTTGGCCAAGACCAAGCCAAGCAGCACAGGGCCTGAGCCCCCCATCCCCCAGGCTTCCCCTGGGCCCCCAGGACCACTTTCCCAAACTCCTCCTATGCAGAGGCCAGTAGAGCCCCAGGAGGGACCGCACAAG AGCCTGGTGGCACACCGGGTCCCACTGAAGCCATATGCAGCGCCTGTACCCCGATCCCAGTCCCTGCAGGACCAGCCCACCCGAAATCTGGCTGCCTTCCCAGCTTCTCATGACCCTGACCCTGCTGCCCCCATACCCACTGCCACGCCCAGTGCCCGAGGAGCTATCATCCGCCAGAATTCAGACCCCACCTCAGAAGGGCCTGGCACCAGCCCAAACCCCCCAGCCTGGGTCCGGCAGGATAATGAGGCCCCACCCAAG gTGCCTCAGAGGACCTCATCTATTGCCACTGCCCTTAACACCAGTGGGGCCGGAGGGTCTCGGCCAGCCCAAGCTGTCCGTGCCAG ACCTCGCAGCAACTCCGCCTGGCAAATCTATCTGCAAAGGAGGGCAGAGCGGGGGAGCCCCAAGCCTCCAGGGCCCCCTGCTCAGCCCCCTGGCCCGCCCAACGCCTGTAG TAACCCTGACCTCAGAAGGAGTGACCCTGGCTGGGAGCGCTCGGACAGTGTCCTCCCCACATCTCATGGGCACCTCCCCCAGGCTGGCTCTCTGGAACGAAACCGTGTGGGAG CCTCTTCCAAACTGGACAGCTCCCCAGTGCTATCTCCTGGGAACAAAGCCAAGCCTGATGACCACCGCTCCCGGCCAGGCCGGCCCGCA AGCTATAAGCGAGCCATTGGTGAG GATTTTGTGTTGCTGAAAGAGCGGACTCTGGATGAGGCCCCGCGGCCTCCTAAAAAGGCCATGGACTACTCATCGTCCAGTGAGGAGGTGGAGAGCAGTGAGGATGATGATGAGGAAAGCAATGGCGAACCATCAGAAGGGAGCAGAGATACCGTGGGGGCCCG CAGCGATGGGGACACAGACAGCATCAGCACCATGGTGGTCCATGATGTAGAGGAGATAGCCGGAACCCAGACCCCCTATGGGGGTGGCACCATGGTAGTCCAGCGT ACTCCTGAAGAAGAGCGAAGCCTGCTGCATGCTGACAGTAACGGTTACACAAACCTGCCAGATGTGGTCCAGCCCAGCCACTCGCCTACTGAGAGCAACAAAGGTCAAAGCCCCCCCTTAAAGGATGGAGGCAGTGAT TACCAGTCTCGTGGGCTGGTGAAGGCTCCCGGCAAGAGCTCGTTCACGATGTTTGTGGACCTAGGCATCTACCAGCCCGGAGGCGGTGGGGACACCATCCCCATCACAG CCCTAGTGGGTGGAGAGGCCAGTCGGCTTGATCAACTACAGTATGATGTGCGGAAAGGCTCTGTGGTCAACGTGAACCCCACCAACACCCGAACCCACAGTGAAACCCCCGAGATTCGGAAGTACAAGAAGCGATTCAATTCCGAGATCCTCTGTGCGGCCCTTTGGG GTGTCAACCTGCTGGTGGGCACAGAGAATGGGCTGATGTTGCTGGACCGAAGTGGACAGGGCAAGGTGTATGGACTCATTGGGCGGCGACGCTTCCAGCAAATGGATGTGCTGGAAGGACTCAACTTGCTCATCACCATCTCAG ggaaaagaaacaaactgCGGGTATATTACCTGTCCTGGCTCCGGAACAAGATTCTGCACAATGACCCAGAAGTGGAGAAGAAGCAGGGCTGGACCACTGTGGGGGACATGGAGGGCTGCGGGCACTACCGCGTTG TGAAATACGAACGTATTAAGTTCCTGGTCATCGCCTTGAAGAACTCCGTAGAGGTGTATGCCTGGGCCCCCAAACCCTACCACAAATTCATGGCCTTCAAG TCCTTTGCTGACCTGCCTCACCGCCCTCTATTGGTGGACCTTACAGTAGAGGAGGGACAGCGGCTCAAGGTCATCTATGGCTCTAGTGCCGGCTTCCACGCTGTGGATGTTGACTCGGGGAACAGCTATGACATCTACATCCCTGTTCAT ATCCAGAGCCAGATCACACCCCACGCCATCATCTTCCTCCCCAACACTGATGGCATGGAAATGCTGCTGTGCTATGAGGACGAGGGCGTGTATGTCAACACATACGGGCGGATCATTAAGGATGTGGTGCTGCAGTGGGGAGAGATGCCCACCTCTGTGG CCTACATCTGCTCCAACCAGATAATGGGCTGGGGCGAGAAAGCCATTGAGATCCGCTCTGTGGAGACAGGCCATCTAGATGGGGTCTTCATGCACAAACGAGCTCAGAGGCTCAAGTTCCTGTGTGAGCGGAATGACAAG GTATTCTTTGCCTCAGTCCGCTCTGGGGGCAGCAGCCAAGTTTACTTTATGACTCTGAACCGCAACTGCATCATGAATTGGTGA
- the MINK1 gene encoding misshapen-like kinase 1 isoform X7 — protein MGDPAPARSLDDIDLSALRDPAGIFELVEVVGNGTYGQVYKGRHVKTGQLAAIKVMDVTEDEEEEIKQEINMLKKYSHHRNIATYYGAFIKKSPPGNDDQLWLVMEFCGAGSVTDLVKNTKGNALKEDCIAYICREILRGLAHLHAHKVIHRDIKGQNVLLTENAEVKLVDFGVSAQLDRTVGRRNTFIGTPYWMAPEVIACDENPDATYDYRSDIWSLGITAIEMAEGAPPLCDMHPMRALFLIPRNPPPRLKSKKWSKKFIDFIDTCLIKTYLSRPPTEQLLKFPFIRDQPTERQVRIQLKDHIDRSRKKRGEKEETEYEYSGSEEEDDSHGEEGEPSSIMNVPGESTLRREFLRLQQENKSNSEALKQQQQLQQQQQRDPEAHIKHLLHQRQRRIEEQKEERRRVEEQQRREREQRKLQEKEQQRRLEDMQVLRREEERRQAEREQEYKRKQLEEQRQSERLQRQLQQEHAYLKSLQQQQQQQQLQKQQQQQQILPGDRKPLYHYGRGINPADKPAWAREVEERTRMNKQQNSPLAKTKPSSTGPEPPIPQASPGPPGPLSQTPPMQRPVEPQEGPHKSLVAHRVPLKPYAAPVPRSQSLQDQPTRNLAAFPASHDPDPAAPIPTATPSARGAIIRQNSDPTSEGPGTSPNPPAWVRQDNEAPPKVPQRTSSIATALNTSGAGGSRPAQAVRARPRSNSAWQIYLQRRAERGSPKPPGPPAQPPGPPNACSNPDLRRSDPGWERSDSVLPTSHGHLPQAGSLERNRVGASSKLDSSPVLSPGNKAKPDDHRSRPGRPADFVLLKERTLDEAPRPPKKAMDYSSSSEEVESSEDDDEESNGEPSEGSRDTVGARSDGDTDSISTMVVHDVEEIAGTQTPYGGGTMVVQRTPEEERSLLHADSNGYTNLPDVVQPSHSPTESNKGQSPPLKDGGSDYQSRGLVKAPGKSSFTMFVDLGIYQPGGGGDTIPITALVGGEASRLDQLQYDVRKGSVVNVNPTNTRTHSETPEIRKYKKRFNSEILCAALWGVNLLVGTENGLMLLDRSGQGKVYGLIGRRRFQQMDVLEGLNLLITISGKRNKLRVYYLSWLRNKILHNDPEVEKKQGWTTVGDMEGCGHYRVVKYERIKFLVIALKNSVEVYAWAPKPYHKFMAFKSFADLPHRPLLVDLTVEEGQRLKVIYGSSAGFHAVDVDSGNSYDIYIPVHIQSQITPHAIIFLPNTDGMEMLLCYEDEGVYVNTYGRIIKDVVLQWGEMPTSVAYICSNQIMGWGEKAIEIRSVETGHLDGVFMHKRAQRLKFLCERNDKVFFASVRSGGSSQVYFMTLNRNCIMNW, from the exons CTGGTAATGGAGTTCTGCGGTGCTGGTTCCGTGACAGACCtggtaaaaaatacaaaagggaatGCCCTGAAGGAGGACTGTATCGCCTACATCTGCAGGGAGATTCTGAGG GGTCTGGCCCATCTCCACGCCCACAAGGTGATTCACAGAGACATCAAGGGGCAGAACGTGCTGCTGACAGAGAATGCGGAGGTCAAGCTAG TGGACTTTGGGGTGAGTGCTCAGCTGGACCGCACCGTGGGCCGACGGAACACTTTTATTGGGACCCCCTACTGGATGGCCCCAGAGGTCATCGCCTGTGATGAGAACCCTGATGCCACCTATGATTATAGG AGTGACATTTGGTCTCTAGGAATCACAGCCATCGAGATGGCAGAGGGAGCCCCCC CTCTCTGTGACATGCATCCCATGCGAGCCCTCTTCCTCATCCCTCGGAACCCGCCTCCCAGGCTCAAATCCAAGAAATG GTCTAAGAAGTTCATCGACTTCATTGACACATGTCTCATTAAAACTTACCTGAGCCGCCCACCAACGGAACAGCTACTAAAGTTTCCTTTCATCCGCGACCAGCCCACGGAGCGGCAAGTCCGCATCCAGCTTAAGGACCACATCGACCGATCTCGGAAGAAGCGGGGCGAGAAAG AGGAGACAGAATATGAATACAGCGGCAGTGAAGAGGAAGATGACAGccacggagaggaaggagagccaaG CTCCATCATGAACGTGCCTGGTGAGTCCACACTACGCCGCGAATTTCTTCGGCTTCAGCAGGAGAATAAGAGCAACTCAGAGGCtttaaagcagcagcagcagctgcagcagcaacAGCAACGAGACCCTGAGGCACACATCAAACACCTCCTGCACCAGCGGCAGCGCCGCATTGAGGAGCAGAAGGAAGAGCGGCGGCGCGTTGAGGAG CAACAGCGGCGGGAGCGGGAGCAGCGGAAGCTGCAGGAGAAGGAGCAGCAGCGGCGGCTGGAAGACATGCAGGTGCTGCGGCGGGAGGAGGAGAGGCGGCAAGCAGAGCGGGAGCAG GAATACAAGCGGAAGCAACTGGAGGAGCAGCGGCAGTCAGAGCGTCTGCAGAGGCAGCTGCAGCAGGAGCATGCCTACCTCAAgtccctgcagcagcagcagcagcagcagcagcttcagaaacaacagcagcagcaacaaatcCTTCCTGGGGACAGGAAGCCCCTGTACCATTATGGTCGGGGCATTAACCCTGCTGACAAACCAGCCTGGGCCCGAGAG GTAGAAGAGAGAACAAGGATGAACAAGCAGCAGAACTCTCCCTTGGCCAAGACCAAGCCAAGCAGCACAGGGCCTGAGCCCCCCATCCCCCAGGCTTCCCCTGGGCCCCCAGGACCACTTTCCCAAACTCCTCCTATGCAGAGGCCAGTAGAGCCCCAGGAGGGACCGCACAAG AGCCTGGTGGCACACCGGGTCCCACTGAAGCCATATGCAGCGCCTGTACCCCGATCCCAGTCCCTGCAGGACCAGCCCACCCGAAATCTGGCTGCCTTCCCAGCTTCTCATGACCCTGACCCTGCTGCCCCCATACCCACTGCCACGCCCAGTGCCCGAGGAGCTATCATCCGCCAGAATTCAGACCCCACCTCAGAAGGGCCTGGCACCAGCCCAAACCCCCCAGCCTGGGTCCGGCAGGATAATGAGGCCCCACCCAAG gTGCCTCAGAGGACCTCATCTATTGCCACTGCCCTTAACACCAGTGGGGCCGGAGGGTCTCGGCCAGCCCAAGCTGTCCGTGCCAG ACCTCGCAGCAACTCCGCCTGGCAAATCTATCTGCAAAGGAGGGCAGAGCGGGGGAGCCCCAAGCCTCCAGGGCCCCCTGCTCAGCCCCCTGGCCCGCCCAACGCCTGTAG TAACCCTGACCTCAGAAGGAGTGACCCTGGCTGGGAGCGCTCGGACAGTGTCCTCCCCACATCTCATGGGCACCTCCCCCAGGCTGGCTCTCTGGAACGAAACCGTGTGGGAG CCTCTTCCAAACTGGACAGCTCCCCAGTGCTATCTCCTGGGAACAAAGCCAAGCCTGATGACCACCGCTCCCGGCCAGGCCGGCCCGCA GATTTTGTGTTGCTGAAAGAGCGGACTCTGGATGAGGCCCCGCGGCCTCCTAAAAAGGCCATGGACTACTCATCGTCCAGTGAGGAGGTGGAGAGCAGTGAGGATGATGATGAGGAAAGCAATGGCGAACCATCAGAAGGGAGCAGAGATACCGTGGGGGCCCG CAGCGATGGGGACACAGACAGCATCAGCACCATGGTGGTCCATGATGTAGAGGAGATAGCCGGAACCCAGACCCCCTATGGGGGTGGCACCATGGTAGTCCAGCGT ACTCCTGAAGAAGAGCGAAGCCTGCTGCATGCTGACAGTAACGGTTACACAAACCTGCCAGATGTGGTCCAGCCCAGCCACTCGCCTACTGAGAGCAACAAAGGTCAAAGCCCCCCCTTAAAGGATGGAGGCAGTGAT TACCAGTCTCGTGGGCTGGTGAAGGCTCCCGGCAAGAGCTCGTTCACGATGTTTGTGGACCTAGGCATCTACCAGCCCGGAGGCGGTGGGGACACCATCCCCATCACAG CCCTAGTGGGTGGAGAGGCCAGTCGGCTTGATCAACTACAGTATGATGTGCGGAAAGGCTCTGTGGTCAACGTGAACCCCACCAACACCCGAACCCACAGTGAAACCCCCGAGATTCGGAAGTACAAGAAGCGATTCAATTCCGAGATCCTCTGTGCGGCCCTTTGGG GTGTCAACCTGCTGGTGGGCACAGAGAATGGGCTGATGTTGCTGGACCGAAGTGGACAGGGCAAGGTGTATGGACTCATTGGGCGGCGACGCTTCCAGCAAATGGATGTGCTGGAAGGACTCAACTTGCTCATCACCATCTCAG ggaaaagaaacaaactgCGGGTATATTACCTGTCCTGGCTCCGGAACAAGATTCTGCACAATGACCCAGAAGTGGAGAAGAAGCAGGGCTGGACCACTGTGGGGGACATGGAGGGCTGCGGGCACTACCGCGTTG TGAAATACGAACGTATTAAGTTCCTGGTCATCGCCTTGAAGAACTCCGTAGAGGTGTATGCCTGGGCCCCCAAACCCTACCACAAATTCATGGCCTTCAAG TCCTTTGCTGACCTGCCTCACCGCCCTCTATTGGTGGACCTTACAGTAGAGGAGGGACAGCGGCTCAAGGTCATCTATGGCTCTAGTGCCGGCTTCCACGCTGTGGATGTTGACTCGGGGAACAGCTATGACATCTACATCCCTGTTCAT ATCCAGAGCCAGATCACACCCCACGCCATCATCTTCCTCCCCAACACTGATGGCATGGAAATGCTGCTGTGCTATGAGGACGAGGGCGTGTATGTCAACACATACGGGCGGATCATTAAGGATGTGGTGCTGCAGTGGGGAGAGATGCCCACCTCTGTGG CCTACATCTGCTCCAACCAGATAATGGGCTGGGGCGAGAAAGCCATTGAGATCCGCTCTGTGGAGACAGGCCATCTAGATGGGGTCTTCATGCACAAACGAGCTCAGAGGCTCAAGTTCCTGTGTGAGCGGAATGACAAG GTATTCTTTGCCTCAGTCCGCTCTGGGGGCAGCAGCCAAGTTTACTTTATGACTCTGAACCGCAACTGCATCATGAATTGGTGA